One genomic segment of Chitinophaga sancti includes these proteins:
- a CDS encoding DUF3570 domain-containing protein yields the protein MKKLNLAILAMFAGILYAHAQTPADSGTYKNRKLQLEEVNIISSYYHQDGDHAAVTGGIGTQNLTDLSNSIQVTLSKYDKRDRKHTWNVELGIDHYTSASSDKIDPKTISSASSADTRFYPSVSWEMENKNGTTVGAGVSFSHEFDYQSIGASLLFAQKTHNKMGEFSLKLQTYQDNLKLIYPIELRTDGGGNGEHEDYATAGRKTYSGSVSWSQIVNSRFQLMFLMDVIYQSGYLGLPFHRVYFNDNSVHVEKLPDSRLKIPLGLRANYFLGDKVVLRGYYRYYHDNWSITAHTASLETSVKLSPFYSVTPFYRYNHQVGTKYFAGYQAHTSADEYYTSNYDLSGFDSHFFGAGIRMMPPHGVFGWQHFNMLELRYGHYTQTNGLQANIVSLNLKFK from the coding sequence ATGAAAAAACTGAACCTCGCTATACTGGCAATGTTCGCAGGTATATTGTATGCGCATGCTCAAACGCCTGCCGATTCCGGCACCTACAAAAACCGGAAATTACAACTGGAAGAAGTAAATATCATTTCCAGCTACTACCACCAGGATGGTGATCATGCAGCGGTGACAGGTGGTATTGGCACACAAAACCTAACAGATCTGTCCAATTCCATACAGGTCACACTTTCCAAATATGACAAACGTGATCGTAAGCATACCTGGAATGTAGAACTGGGAATTGATCACTACACTTCTGCTTCGTCTGACAAGATAGATCCTAAAACGATTTCTTCTGCCTCTTCTGCTGATACGCGGTTTTACCCGTCTGTATCCTGGGAAATGGAGAATAAAAATGGGACGACTGTAGGTGCAGGGGTTTCTTTCTCTCATGAATTTGACTATCAGTCCATCGGTGCAAGCCTGTTGTTTGCACAGAAGACACATAATAAAATGGGAGAATTTTCGCTTAAACTGCAAACCTACCAGGACAACCTGAAACTGATATATCCCATAGAATTGAGAACAGATGGAGGCGGAAATGGAGAACATGAAGACTACGCTACGGCAGGAAGGAAAACCTATAGCGGCAGCGTGTCCTGGTCCCAGATTGTCAACTCCCGGTTCCAGCTGATGTTTTTGATGGATGTCATCTATCAATCCGGATATCTTGGCTTACCATTTCATAGGGTGTATTTCAATGATAATAGTGTGCATGTGGAGAAATTACCAGATAGCAGGCTGAAGATACCGTTAGGGTTACGGGCAAATTATTTCCTGGGTGATAAAGTAGTACTGAGAGGATATTATCGGTATTACCATGATAACTGGAGCATCACCGCACATACTGCGAGTCTTGAGACCTCTGTGAAGTTGTCTCCTTTTTATTCGGTTACGCCTTTTTACAGGTATAATCATCAGGTGGGTACAAAATACTTTGCAGGCTACCAGGCGCATACCAGTGCGGATGAATATTATACCAGCAATTATGATTTGTCTGGTTTTGACAGTCATTTCTTTGGTGCAGGAATACGTATGATGCCTCCACATGGGGTGTTTGGCTGGCAGCATTTTAATATGCTGGAATTGAGGTATGGGCATTATACGCAAACTAATGGATTGCAGGCGAATATTGTTTCGCTGAATCTGAAGTTTAAATAA
- a CDS encoding DUF4266 domain-containing protein: MIKTTCTLIVLGSITAILLASCTTVKEYQKNRLNDGEMTLGNRKVEKTELSFESYREGASGANGAKSGGGCGCN, from the coding sequence ATGATCAAAACAACCTGTACGCTAATAGTGCTGGGTAGCATCACCGCGATCCTACTGGCCTCCTGTACAACCGTGAAAGAATACCAGAAGAATCGCCTGAATGATGGTGAGATGACGCTGGGCAACCGCAAGGTGGAAAAAACAGAATTGAGTTTCGAATCTTACCGGGAAGGTGCCTCCGGGGCTAATGGAGCTAAAAGTGGCGGTGGATGTGGTTGTAACTAA
- a CDS encoding FAD:protein FMN transferase, which produces MQQENDVVCLTEQVYRKVLKLMGNRFELTVVCDNEQKASAHIHAAIEEIRRIERLLTTFNEESQTSLINRNAGMQPVVVDREVCELILRAAKISRITQGAFDLSYGSVDKSLWNFDQQMTALPDPDIAREMVKLIDYRNIMVNPASNEVMLLKKGMRIGFGGIGKGYAAECAKQLLRQRGVHSGIVNAAGDLTAWGTQPDGTPWTVGIADPDSTHHPFSYLNISDQAIATSGNYEKYVIIKGKKYSHTIDPKTGLPVTGIKSVSIISTNAEIADAMATPVMIMGIRAGLNMINQIKQIACIIVDNQNKLFTSDNIQLQ; this is translated from the coding sequence ATGCAACAGGAAAATGATGTTGTATGCCTGACAGAACAGGTATACAGAAAGGTACTGAAACTCATGGGCAACCGTTTTGAGCTCACGGTTGTATGCGATAATGAGCAAAAAGCCTCGGCCCACATTCATGCTGCCATTGAAGAAATACGTCGTATTGAACGCCTGCTCACCACCTTTAATGAAGAAAGTCAGACGTCCCTGATCAACCGGAATGCCGGTATGCAGCCTGTAGTAGTAGATAGGGAAGTCTGCGAATTAATTTTGCGGGCAGCTAAAATATCCCGTATTACACAAGGCGCATTTGACCTGAGTTACGGATCTGTAGATAAAAGTCTGTGGAATTTCGATCAGCAAATGACTGCATTACCCGATCCGGATATTGCCCGGGAGATGGTAAAGCTGATCGATTACCGGAATATAATGGTCAACCCTGCCTCCAATGAAGTCATGCTCCTAAAGAAGGGCATGCGTATTGGTTTTGGGGGTATAGGAAAAGGGTATGCCGCAGAATGTGCGAAGCAACTGTTGCGCCAGAGAGGGGTACACAGCGGCATCGTCAATGCTGCAGGGGATCTGACTGCCTGGGGCACACAACCGGATGGTACGCCCTGGACCGTAGGTATTGCAGATCCCGATAGTACGCACCATCCCTTCTCTTATCTCAACATCTCTGATCAGGCAATTGCTACCTCCGGCAATTATGAGAAATATGTAATCATAAAAGGGAAAAAGTATTCACATACCATTGATCCGAAAACAGGACTACCTGTCACCGGTATCAAAAGTGTATCCATTATCAGCACCAATGCTGAAATAGCAGATGCCATGGCCACCCCCGTGATGATCATGGGCATCAGGGCCGGCCTGAATATGATTAACCAGATTAAACAGATTGCCTGCATCATCGTCGACAACCAGAATAAATTATTTACTTCAGATAATATCCAACTGCAATGA
- a CDS encoding thioredoxin family protein produces MKVLLIALSCLWTFTTPVWETDFEKARQTAVNNHHLILLNFSGSDWCGPCIRLKNEFFNNTAFLTFADQQLVLLNADFPRSKKNQLSKEQQKRNDTLADKYNPEGHFPYTLLLDENGKVLKTWEGVPNTTPEGFVDQLKNTFHATGK; encoded by the coding sequence ATGAAAGTACTGTTAATTGCATTGTCATGCCTATGGACATTTACCACACCCGTGTGGGAAACAGATTTTGAAAAGGCCAGACAGACAGCGGTGAACAATCATCACCTGATTCTATTAAACTTTTCAGGATCTGACTGGTGTGGTCCTTGTATCCGGCTTAAAAATGAATTTTTTAATAATACTGCCTTTCTAACCTTTGCCGATCAGCAATTAGTACTACTTAACGCAGATTTCCCCCGTTCAAAAAAGAACCAGTTGAGTAAGGAACAACAAAAACGAAATGATACCCTGGCGGACAAATATAATCCCGAAGGTCATTTCCCTTACACACTGTTACTCGACGAAAATGGCAAGGTATTAAAGACCTGGGAAGGGGTTCCCAATACTACACCTGAAGGTTTTGTCGATCAGCTTAAAAACACCTTCCATGCAACAGGAAAATGA